From a single Paenibacillus sp. FSL W8-0426 genomic region:
- a CDS encoding phosphatidate cytidylyltransferase → MKQRITTGIIAGALFLGFCLLGGPWYHGLVLVMALIGYYEFVKMTGLPPFSGAALIGYAGVFALVFPWEMLWDHRPLTLFQVGWLVMLVLMAASVVTKNRISVNTVAMLFLGVVYVGVGFYYIAESRHLPNGLFWTFLLLGSIWSSDAGAYFVGKLIGKNKLWPSISPNKTVEGALGGIAIAIVTSLVFAWASDGLLTWERAIFIGLAAAVVGQMGDLIQSAYKRIYNIKDSGNLLPGHGGILDRCDSWIVVFPFVHILMLLPY, encoded by the coding sequence TTGAAACAGCGAATAACGACAGGAATAATAGCAGGCGCGTTGTTTTTGGGTTTTTGCCTGCTGGGTGGACCCTGGTACCATGGATTGGTACTGGTAATGGCTCTCATCGGTTATTATGAGTTTGTGAAAATGACAGGGCTGCCGCCCTTTTCGGGCGCAGCCCTAATCGGGTATGCAGGTGTTTTTGCATTGGTGTTTCCATGGGAAATGCTGTGGGACCATCGCCCGCTAACGTTATTTCAGGTGGGCTGGCTTGTTATGCTTGTGTTGATGGCAGCCTCGGTTGTAACGAAAAACAGAATATCGGTGAACACGGTAGCCATGCTGTTTCTGGGCGTGGTTTACGTAGGGGTTGGCTTTTATTACATTGCGGAATCGAGGCATTTGCCAAACGGTCTTTTTTGGACGTTTTTGCTGCTCGGTTCCATTTGGTCCAGTGATGCAGGGGCCTACTTTGTAGGAAAGCTTATCGGCAAAAACAAGCTGTGGCCATCGATTAGCCCCAACAAAACGGTTGAAGGAGCGTTGGGTGGCATTGCGATTGCAATTGTGACCTCGCTTGTTTTTGCATGGGCTTCGGACGGACTGCTCACTTGGGAAAGGGCGATATTCATCGGGCTTGCCGCTGCGGTGGTAGGGCAGATGGGGGATTTGATCCAATCCGCATACAAACGTATATATAACATCAAGGATTCCGGCAATCTGCTTCCGGGACATGGAGGCATCTTGGATCGATGCGATAGTTGGATCGTGGTATTCCCGTTTGTACATATACTGATGTTATTGCCCTATTAA